A single window of Gadus morhua chromosome 22, gadMor3.0, whole genome shotgun sequence DNA harbors:
- the tac1 gene encoding protachykinin-1 isoform X1 yields the protein MMPLVPLLVVLCAVTQVFSEEIGPKEELDYWTSNQIQDGWLAPDPFREILRRMTRKPRPQQFIGLMGRRSAADAQITRKRHKINSFVGLMGKRNTEDPDSYEWSSRHDYEQRRRRR from the exons ATGATGCCCCTCGTTCCGCTCCTTGTGGTGCTCTGCGCTGTCACTCAAGTGTTTTCTGAAGAAATTGGTCCTAAAGAAGAACTTGATTATTGGACGAGTAATCAGATCCAG GACGGCTGGCTGGCCCCGGACCCGTTCCGGGAGATCCTCCGGAGGATGACGAGGAAGCCCCGGCCGCAGCAGTTCATTGGCCTCATGGGGAGGCGCTCCGCCG CAGATGCACAGATCACCCGCAAGA GGCATAAAATCAACTCCTTCGTCGGCCTGATGGGCAAGCGGAACACGGAGGATCCAG ACTCGTACGAGTGGAGCTCGAGACACGACTACGagcaacgccgccgccgccgctag
- the tac1 gene encoding protachykinin-1 isoform X2, with amino-acid sequence MMPLVPLLVVLCAVTQVFSEEIGPKEELDYWTSNQIQDGWLAPDPFREILRRMTRKPRPQQFIGLMGRRSADAQITRKRHKINSFVGLMGKRNTEDPDSYEWSSRHDYEQRRRRR; translated from the exons ATGATGCCCCTCGTTCCGCTCCTTGTGGTGCTCTGCGCTGTCACTCAAGTGTTTTCTGAAGAAATTGGTCCTAAAGAAGAACTTGATTATTGGACGAGTAATCAGATCCAG GACGGCTGGCTGGCCCCGGACCCGTTCCGGGAGATCCTCCGGAGGATGACGAGGAAGCCCCGGCCGCAGCAGTTCATTGGCCTCATGGGGAGGCGCTCCGCCG ATGCACAGATCACCCGCAAGA GGCATAAAATCAACTCCTTCGTCGGCCTGATGGGCAAGCGGAACACGGAGGATCCAG ACTCGTACGAGTGGAGCTCGAGACACGACTACGagcaacgccgccgccgccgctag